From one Lolium rigidum isolate FL_2022 chromosome 4, APGP_CSIRO_Lrig_0.1, whole genome shotgun sequence genomic stretch:
- the LOC124706834 gene encoding nuclear pore complex protein NUP35-like, with translation MASSSRSPAAARRGGRAARQSPFFRDLASPIPSHRAGSRFAPSGAASATPSATPPPPPLFTLDDRFAAADFSPDPTASDLLPVAGSPSPRASGAGSRSPSWDRSRASAPGSPMDGVVEPRKEMLALPAPSSPCTPPPPTATMAAEAPSPVTPATATATARTEPPASEGKEDGEEWVTVFGFSLRDTNLVLREFEKCGVILRHHSGPREGNWIHILYQHSYDARKALQRNGIQLSSGVIIGVKHIDPTHRQQLDDRFTGINQGGFMVSLPSKSLALKSTGASNQLGALPRPYDPKSSTNVVRDAGRRATGSVAAPAKSIVTNVMDLIFGI, from the exons atggcctcctcctcccgctcccccgccgccgcgcgccggggCGGCCGCGCGGCGCGCCAGTCCCCCTTCTTCCGGGACCTGGCCTCCCCCATCCCGTCCCACCGCGCCGGCTCCCGCTTCGCCCCCTCGGGCGCCGCCAGCGCCACGCcctccgccacgccgccgccgccgcccctcttcACGCTCGACGACCGCTTCGCCGCCGCCGACTTCTCCCCCGACCCCACCGCCTCCGACCTCCTCCCCGTCGCCGGCTCCCCCTCCCCCCGCGCCTCCGGCGCCGGCAGCCGCTCGCCCTCATGGGACCGCTCCCGCGCCTCCGCGCCCGGCTCCCCCATGGACGGGGTCGTCGAGCCCCGGAAGGAGATGCTCGCGCTGCCCGCGCCCTCGAGCCCCTGTACGCCCCCGCCTCCCACCGCGACCATGGCCGCGGAGGCGCCGTCGCCGGTGACCCCCGCGACGGCCACGGCCACCGCTAGGACGgagccgccggccagcgaggGGAAGGAAGATGGCGAGGAGTGGGTCACTGTATTCGG ATTCTCCCTTAGAGATACCAACCTCGTTCTCCGAGAGTTCGAGAAATGTGGTGTTATATTGAGACATCACTCTGGTCCAAGAGAGGGTAATTGGATCCACATATTATACCAG CACTCCTACGATGCACGGAAAGCCCTCCAAAGGAACGGTATCCAGCTAAGCAGCGGCGTCATAATTGGAGTAAAGCATATTGATCCAACACACCGGCAGCAGCTAGATGACCGGTTCACTGGAATCAATCAGGGAGGCTTCATGGTTTCCCTGCCTTCAAAATCACTTGCTCTGAAGAGCACAGGTGCATCAAACCAGTTAGGAGCCTTGCCGCGCCCGTATGATCCGAAGTCTTCCACAAACGTTGTCAGAGATGCAGGGCGTCGCGCAACTGGCAGTGTTGCCGCTCCAGCAAAATCTATTGTAACGAACGTGATGGACCTGATATTTGGCATTTAG